The proteins below come from a single Anguilla rostrata isolate EN2019 chromosome 3, ASM1855537v3, whole genome shotgun sequence genomic window:
- the LOC135250064 gene encoding protocadherin gamma-C5-like isoform X1, translating to MICFFKQTCSFGFETYFFTMVTGQRIKLLEWQELWLVCFFLAWNTIDAQIRYTIPEELSHGSVVGNIAKDLGLGISEISDRKLRIASEGKQYFSVDLGKGELIVSDRIDRETLCGQSASCLLPLQVIIEDPLQLFRVEAEILDINDNSPKFNSNEYVLNVAESTLPGARFPLETAQDLDVGANMLRSYVLKKNEHFSLNVINNKDGSKLPELVLEKAVDREKQSIHHLVLTAVDGGSPARSGETQITVRVLDNNDNAPSFEKTQYEIAVSESTPPGMAVLTVKAVDLDDGLNSDIVYSFGSHTSEAVQKMFGIDPQTGEITLSDRLDYEVIKIYKFDVRATDKGTPSMEGHSRVQVEVEDVNDNPPEIILTSLPKPVREDASVGTVVALISAKDLDSGENGKVALSMSSDYPFKLKPSFSNHYELVTDSRLDREEFPDYNIEIIASDTGSPPFTTAKKIAVNILDVNDNPPLFSQLSYTVYVKENGAPGRILCSVTASDPDLGENAKISYSILDSKIQDVSASSYIYINSENGSIYSMHSFDYEKLKVFQIQVQAKDQGSPSLSSSAAVHVFILDQNDNAPMVIYPSAVMGSISHQKIPRSAKAGHLVTKVTAVDADSGHNAWISYKVVEATDASLFGVNLYTGEVRTKRAVSEQDDASQRLLIEIKDNGEPVQSTTVTVGILLEDGVHEPISDLRQKAQEPSKKNNKITFYLIISLASVSAVSFVTFVILAVKCVRNSRRGACCCIRRSDSDGYKNPNRNLQIQLNTDGPIKYVEVLGGDMMSQSQSFRSCLSPVSEFSDFTFVKPSSTSDFKDMISVLDASLPDSAWTFESQQQKPPNTDWRFSQNQRPGTSGQHKYNTTQIRWTPYGKARAAPPPEAAVGTGPWPNPPTEAEQLQALMAAANEVSEATATLGPGTMGLSTRYSPQFTLQHVPDYRQNVYIPGSTATLTANQQQQQQQQQQPPQPALPQPPPQAEAPKAAQTPASKKKSAKKDKK from the exons atgatatgtttttttaaacagacatgcTCATTCGGATTTGAAACGTATTTTTTCACAATGGTGACAGGGCAGCGGATAAAGCTTCTTGAATGGCAAGAGCTGTGGCTGGTTTGTTTCTTTCTCGCGTGGAATACAATAGATGCACAGATTCGCTACACCATTCCAGAGGAACTAAGTCATGGCTCTGTTGTTGGCAATATAGCGAAAGACCTGGGTTTGGGGATTTCAGAGATTTCGGATCGCAAGCTGCGGATCGCTTCCGAGGGTAAGCAGTATTTCAGTGTGGATTTAGGTAAGGGAGAGCTGATCGTGAGCGACAGAATTGATAGAGAGACTCTGTGCGGACAAAGCGCGAGTTGTTTGTTACCATTGCAGGTTATTATAGAAGACCCACTTCAGCTATTTCGTGTTGAGGCTGAAATTCTGGATATAAATGACAATTCTCCTAAATTTAATTCGAATGAATACGTTCTGAATGTGGCCGAATCCACTTTACCAGGTGCTAGATTCCCTTTGGAAACAGCTCAGGACTTAGATGTGGGAGCCAATATGTTGCGTTCTTACgttttgaagaaaaatgaacatttttctttgaatgtTATAAATAACAAGGATGGGTCTAAACTCCCCGAACTCGTTTTAGAAAAAGCAGTAGACCGAGAAAAACAGTCAATTCACCATCTCGTTCTCACCGCTGTTGATGGGGGGAGTCCTGCAAGGTCTGGAGAAACGCAGATCACGGTTAGGGTTCTCGACAACAATGACAATGCGCCCAGCTTTGAAAAAACTCAGTATGAGATTGCAGTGAGCGAAAGTACACCCCCTGGAATGGCCGTATTGAccgttaaagcagttgatttaGATGACGGTTTGAACAGTGATATCGTGTATTCGTTTGGGTCGCACACATCAGAAGCAGTGCAGAAAATGTTTGGCATAGATCCACAGACGGGCGAGATAACTCTGTCAGACCGACTAGATTATGAGGTCATTAAGATTTATAAATTTGATGTACGCGCCACTGACAAAGGCACGCCGTCGATGGAGGGTCACAGTCGAGTGCAAGTAGAGGTTGAGGACGTGAACGACAACCCGCCGGAAATAATACTCACGTCTTTACCGAAACCCGTTAGAGAAGATGCTTCGGTAGGGACCGTTGTAGCTTTAATTAGCGCAAAAGATTTAGATTCGGGGGAAAACGGGAAGGTTGCTTTAAGCATGTCGTCTGACTATCCTTTCAAGTTAAAACCGTCATTTTCTAACCATTATGAATTAGTTACTGATTCCCGTCTGGATCGCGAGGAATTTCCTGACTATAATATTGAAATAATTGCATCGGACACTGGGTCTCCTCCTTTCACTACGGCGAAAAAAATAGCTGTTAATATATTGGATGTAAATGACAACCCCCCGCTGTTCTCCCAACTATCATACACGGTGTATGTTAAAGAAAATGGAGCTCCAGGGAGAATACTTTGTTCGGTTACAGCTTCTGACCCAGACCTGGGTGAGAATGCCAAGATCTCATACTCTATCTTGGATTCTAAAATCCAAGACGTGTCTGCCTCCTCGTATATTTACATTAACTCAGAAAACGGCAGCATCTACAGCATGCACTCATTTGACTATGAGAAACTGAAGGTGTTTCAGATCCAGGTGCAGGCAAAGGACCAaggctctccatctctcagcaGTAGCGCTGCCGTTCATGTTTTTATCCTGGATCAGAACGACAATGCCCCCATGGTTATTTACCCCTCTGCTGTCATGGGTTCAATTTCTCACCAGAAAATACCCCGCTCTGCTAAAGCGGGACACCTTGTTACGAAGGTAACGGCAGTGGACGCCGACTCGGGGCACAACGCTTGGATTTCCTATAAAGTGGTGGAGGCTACAGACGCGTCTCTGTTTGGTGTGAATCTTTATACAGGCGAGGTGAGGACTAAACGCGCTGTTTCCGAGCAGGATGACGCCTCTCAGAGGCTGCTTATAGAAATCAAGGACAACGGGGAGCCGGTCCAGTCCACCACAGTCACAGTTGGCATATTGTTAGAGGACGGAGTTCACGAGCCCATTTCGGATTTGCGACAGAAAGCACAAGAACCCagcaagaaaaacaataaaatcacattttatttgatcatCTCTCTGGCCTCGGTTTCCGCGGTGTCTTTTGTGACTTTTGTGATCTTGGCGGTGAAGTGCGTTCGAAACAGCAGAAGGGGGGCGTGTTGCTGTATCAGACGGTCTGATTCTGACGGATATAAGAATCCCAACAGAAATCTGCAGATCCAGCTGAACACTGACGGGCCTATTAAGTATGTGGAGGTTCTGGGAGGGGACATGATGTCTCAGAGCCAGTCGTTCAGGTCCTGCTTGTCTCCAGTGTCAGAGTTCAGTGATTTCACTTTCGTTAAGCCCAGCAGCACTTCAGACTTTAAGGATATGATCAGTGTTCTCGACGCGTCTCTACCTGACAGTGCGTGGACTTTTGAGAGTCAACAG CAAAAACCCCCCAACACTGACTGGCGTTTCTCCCAGAACCAGAGACCTGGAACTAGTGG tcagCACAAGTACAACACGACGCAGATAAGATGGACGCCGTATGGGAAAGCCAG ggctGCCCCCCCACCCGAGGCTGCCGTAGGAACGGGACCGtggcccaacccccccaccgaAGCTGAGCAGCTCCAGGCGCTGATGGCCGCAGCTAACG aggTGAGTGAGGCGACCGCCACCCTCGGACCGGGAACCATGGGACTGAGCACCCGCTACAGCCCCCAGTTCACCCTGCAGCACGTGCCCGACTACCGCCAGAACGTCTACATCCCCGGCAGCACCGCCACCCTGACGGCcaaccagcagcagcagcagcagcagcagcagcagcccccccagcccgccctcccccagccccccccacaggcCGAGGCCCCCAAGGCTGCCCAGACGCCCGCCAGCAAGAAGAAGTCCGCCAAGAAGGACAAGAAGTAA
- the LOC135250064 gene encoding protocadherin gamma-C5-like isoform X10 has protein sequence MSNGRRTRLLEWQALWMVRFVLLWNTIEAQNRYTIPEELNRGSIVGNLGKDLGLGVSEISERKLRIASEGKQYFSVDLGKGELIVNERIDRETLCGQSASCVLPLQVIIENPLQLFHVEIEIQDINDNHPIFPTKEHVLEISESTTPGARFPLESADDPDVGSNSLRSYSINANECFRLNVKSIENGRKAPELILEKALDREKQSVHELVLTALDGGNPVKSGTALFKVVVQDSNDNIPEFDQVLYKATITESSAPGVVVLTLEATDLDEGSNGEILYYFGTHTSETVQQTFTINPNTGEITVKGKLDYEERKLYTFDVRAKDRGMPGLEGHSSVQIDVLDENDNPPEIILTSLPTPVSENASIGTVIALINVRDLDSDDNGKVNLQVAPGFPFKLRPSLKNHYSLVTDSRLDREKNPDYNVEIVAFDSGSPRLQTRKIVSVKILDVNDNAPVFSQPSYNVYVKENNPAGALLCSVSASDNDLAKNSLISYYILDSTLNGIPASSYFYINAENGSIYSMNSFDYEKIKVFQIIVQAKDQGSPSLRSNVTVHVFILDQNDNAPAVIYPSSIMGSVSHQKMPRSAKAGHLITKVTAVDADSGHNAWISYKVVEATDASLFSVNLYTGEVRTKRAVSEQDDASQRLLIEIKDNGEPVQSTTVTVGILLEDGVHEPISDLRQKAQEPSKKNNKITFYLIISLASVSAVSFVTFVILAVKCVRNSRRGACCCIRRSDSDGYKNPNRNLQIQLNTDGPIKYVEVLGGDMMSQSQSFRSCLSPVSEFSDFTFVKPSSTSDFKDMISVLDASLPDSAWTFESQQQKPPNTDWRFSQNQRPGTSGQHKYNTTQIRWTPYGKARAAPPPEAAVGTGPWPNPPTEAEQLQALMAAANEVSEATATLGPGTMGLSTRYSPQFTLQHVPDYRQNVYIPGSTATLTANQQQQQQQQQQPPQPALPQPPPQAEAPKAAQTPASKKKSAKKDKK, from the exons ATGAGTAACGGGCGGAGGACTCGGCTTTTGGAATGGCAGGCGCTGTGGATGGTTCGTTTCGTGTTATTGTGGAATACAATAGAGGCGCAGAATCGCTACACAATTCCAGAGGAACTAAATCGGGGTTCTATTGTTGGAAATCTGGGGAAGGACCTGGGTTTGGGAGTTTCAGAGATTTCAGAACGCAAACTGCGGATCGCCTCCGAGGGTAAGCAGTATTTCAGCGTGGATTTGGGGAAGGGAGAGCTGATCGTGAATGAGAGAATCGACAGAGAAACATTGTGCGGACAAAGCGCGAGCTGCGTGTTGCCCTTACAAGTAATAATCGAAAACCCATTGCAACTGTTTCATGTTGAGATTGAAATACAAGATATAAACGACAATCATCCTATTTTTCCTACAAAAGAGCATGTTCTAGAAATTTCAGAATCTACGACACCTGGCGCACGATTTCCTCTCGAAAGCGCGGATGACCCCGACGTTGGAAGTAATAGCTTACGATCATATTCAATCAACGCCAATGAATGCTTCCGTTTAAATGTCAAAAGTATTGAAAATGGCAGAAAGGCGCCAGAGCTGATTCTTGAAAAAGCATtagacagagaaaaacagtcCGTCCACGAGCTTGTTTTAACAGCATTGGATGGAGGCAATCCTGTCAAATCAGGAACTGCTTTATTTAAAGTTGTTGTCCAAGATAGCAATGACAACATTCCAGAATTTGATCAAGTGTTGTATAAAGCTACTATTACTGAAAGTTCTGCACCCGGTGTTGTTGTTCTTACACTAGAAGCCACCGATTTAGACGAAGGCTCAAATGGAGAAATCCTATATTATTTCGGCACGCATACATCTGAGACAGTCCAGCAAACGTTTACTATTAATCCCAATACTGGGGAAATAACCGTGAAGGGAAAACTAGATTACGAGGAAAGGAAATTGTACACTTTTGATGTCCGTGCTAAAGATCGAGGGATGCCCGGTCTAGAAGGTCATTCTTCGGTACAAATTGATGTTCTGGACGAGAATGATAATCCACCGGAAATAATTCTCACATCACTCCCCACTCCTGTTTCAGAAAATGCGTCCATTGGGACAGTTATAGCTTTGATAAATGTTCGTGATCTAGATTCAGACGACAATGGGAAGGTAAACCTACAAGTTGCCCCTGGTTTCCCATTCAAATTGAGACCGTCTTTAAAGAACCATTACTCTTTGGTAACAGACTCCCGGCTTGATCGGGAGAAAAATCCTGATTATAACGTGGAAATCGTAGCCTTTGACTCCGGTTCCCCTCGCCTTCAAACCAGAAAGATAGTCAGTGTTAAAATATTAGACGTGAATGACAACGCTCCGGTCTTTTCGCAGCCTTCCTATAATGTGTACGTCAAAGAGAACAACCCCGCCGGCGCGTTGTTATGTTCAGTGTCTGCATCAGACAACGATCTAGCCAAGAACTCATtaatttcttattatattttggaTTCCACCCTAAATGGTATACCTGCGTCGTCCTATTTCTATATAAACGCTGAAAATGGTTCGATATACAGTATGAATTCTTTcgattatgaaaaaataaaagtgttccAGATTATAGTGCAGGCAAAGGACCAAGGCTCTCCGTCCCTCAGAAGTAACGTTACTGTTCATGTTTTTATCCTGGATCAGAACGACAACGCCCCCGCTGTTATTTACCCTTCTAGTATAATGGGTTCAGTTTCGCACCAGAAGATGCCCCGCTCTGCTAAAGCGGGACACCTCATTACCAAGGTAACGGCAGTAGACGCCGACTCGGGCCACAACGCTTGGATTTCCTATAAAGTGGTGGAGGCTACAGACGCATCTCTGTTTAGTGTGAATCTTTATACGGGCGAGGTGAGGACTAAACGCGCTGTTTCAGAGCAGGATGACGCCTCTCAGAGGCTGCTTATAGAGATCAAGGACAACGGGGAGCCGGTCCAGTCGACCACAGTCACAGTTGGCATATTGTTAGAGGACGGGGTTCACGAGCCCATTTCGGATTTGCGACAGAAAGCGCAAGAACCcagcaagaaaaataataaaatcacattttatttgatcatCTCTCTGGCCTCGGTTTCCGCGGTGTCTTTTGTGACTTTTGTGATCTTGGCTGTGAAGTGCGTTCGAAACAGCAGAAGGGGGGCGTGTTGCTGTATCAGACGGTCTGATTCTGACGGATATAAGAATCccaacagaaacctgcagatCCAGCTGAACACTGACGGGCCTATTAAGTATGTGGAGGTTCTGGGAGGGGACATGATGTCTCAGAGCCAGTCGTTCAGGTCCTGCTTGTCTCCAGTGTCAGAGTTCAGTGATTTCACCTTCGTTAAGCCCAGCAGCACCTCTGACTTTAAGGATATGATCAGTGTACTCGACGCGTCTCTACCAGACAGTGCGTGGACTTTCGAGAGCCAACAG CAAAAACCCCCCAACACTGACTGGCGTTTCTCCCAGAACCAGAGACCTGGAACTAGTGG tcagCACAAGTACAACACGACGCAGATAAGATGGACGCCGTATGGGAAAGCCAG ggctGCCCCCCCACCCGAGGCTGCCGTAGGAACGGGACCGtggcccaacccccccaccgaAGCTGAGCAGCTCCAGGCGCTGATGGCCGCAGCTAACG aggTGAGTGAGGCGACCGCCACCCTCGGACCGGGAACCATGGGACTGAGCACCCGCTACAGCCCCCAGTTCACCCTGCAGCACGTGCCCGACTACCGCCAGAACGTCTACATCCCCGGCAGCACCGCCACCCTGACGGCcaaccagcagcagcagcagcagcagcagcagcagcccccccagcccgccctcccccagccccccccacaggcCGAGGCCCCCAAGGCTGCCCAGACGCCCGCCAGCAAGAAGAAGTCCGCCAAGAAGGACAAGAAGTAA
- the LOC135250064 gene encoding protocadherin gamma-C5-like isoform X5 — MLEMNYRTRNGILEWQSLCVLHVFLLWNTIEAQIRYSIPEELDQGSVVGNVAKDLGIGASDMSERNLQIASEGKQYFSVNLGKGELVVNERIDRETLCGQSASCALPLQVIIKDPLQLYHVEIEIQDINDNSPVFPESEHSLKIGEHVAPGARFPLERAQDPDVGSNALGVYKISPNEHFVLNVKTNKDGLKIPELVLQKALDREKQPVHHLILTAVDGGTPSRSGTIDVIIHVLDSNDNAPQFEKTLYEIPVRENSPIGTVVVSVNAIDLDEGTNGEVVYSFAEHKTDAIRNSFNINSETGEITIANILDYEATNNVELSIRAMDKGTPAMEGHCTVHVEIQDMNDNSPQIILTSLPSPVREDAPVGTVIALIRAKDIDSEDNGRVSLNIPAEYPFKLKPSFSDHYTLVTDSKLDREKFPEYKIQMYATDSGSPPLTTQTEITVTILDVNDNPPVFSQPSYTVYVKENGAPGALLFSVSASDPDLGENAKMSYSILDSKVQDVPVSSYIYINSDNGSIYSMHSFDYEKLKVFQIQVQAKDRGSPSLSSNAAVHVFILDQNDNAPAVIYPSAVMGSISHQKIPRSAKAGHLVTKVTAVDADSGHNAWISYKVVEATDTSLFGVNLYTGEVRTKRAVSEQDDASQRLLIEIKDNGEPVQSTTVTVGILLEDGVPEPISDLRQKAQEPSKKNNKITFYLIISLASVSAVSFVTFVILAVKCVRNSRRGACCCIRRSDSDGYKNPNRNLQIQLNTDGPIKYVEVLGGDMMSQSQSFRSCLSPVSEFSDFTFVKPSSTSDFKDMISVLDASLPDSAWTFESQQQKPPNTDWRFSQNQRPGTSGQHKYNTTQIRWTPYGKARAAPPPEAAVGTGPWPNPPTEAEQLQALMAAANEVSEATATLGPGTMGLSTRYSPQFTLQHVPDYRQNVYIPGSTATLTANQQQQQQQQQQPPQPALPQPPPQAEAPKAAQTPASKKKSAKKDKK; from the exons ATGCTCGAAATGAATTACAGGACGAGGAATGGGATTTTGGAATGGCAGTCGCTATGTGTGTTACATGTCTTCCTCTTGTGGAATACAATAGAAGCACAGATTCGCTATTCAATTCCAGAGGAATTAGACCAGGGATCTGTTGTTGGAAATGTAGCGAAGGACCTGGGTATAGGAGCTTCGGACATGTCTGAACGTAATCTGCAAATCGCTTCCGAGGGTAAGCAGTATTTCAGTGTTAATTTGGGAAAGGGAGAGCTTGTCGTGAACGAGAGAATCGACAGAGAAACATTGTGCGGACAAAGCGCGAGCTGCGCGTTGCCCTTACAAGTCATTATTAAAGATCCTTTGCAACTGTATCATGTCGAGATTGAAATACAGGATATTAATGACAATTCACCAGTTTTTCCAGAAAGCGAACACTCGCTGAAAATCGGCGAGCACGTCGCGCCTGGAGCGCGTTTTCCTTTAGAAAGAGCACAGGACCCCGACGTCGGCTCTAACGCACTGGGCGTGTATAAAATCAGTCcaaatgaacattttgttttgaatgttaaGACTAATAAAGACGGCCTAAAAATCCCCGAGTTAGTCTTACAGAAAGCGCTGGATAGAGAGAAACAGCCGGTCCATCACCTCATTCTGACGGCTGTTGATGGAGGGACTCCTAGTCGATCAGGGACAATAGATGTCATCATACACGTTCTGGACAGTAACGATAATGCACCGCAATTTGAAAAAACGCTGTATGAAATTCCAGTCAGAGAAAATTCACCCATAGGCACTGTGGTTGTATCAGTAAACGCCATCGATTTAGACGAAGGCACGAATGGAGAAGTCGTATACTCGTTTGCTGAACACAAGACGGACGCAATACGAAACTCGTTCAATATAAACTCTGAGACAGGCGAGATAACCATAGCTAATATTTTGGATTATGAAGCGACGAATAATGTTGAGTTAAGCATTCGTGCAATGGACAAAGGAACTCCCGCAATGGAGGGCCATTGTACAGTGCATGTTGAAATTCAAGACATGAACGACAATTCACCACAAATAATTCTCACATCTTTGCCAAGCCCAGTAAGAGAAGATGCTCCTGTTGGAACTGTTATTGCTTTGATACGTGCTAAAGATATTGACTCAGAGGACAACGGTCGTGTCAGTTTAAATATTCCGGCAGAATATCCTTTCAAATTGAAGCCATCATTTTCTGATCATTACACTTTAGTCACAGATTCTAAACTGGATCGTGAAAAATTTCCggaatacaaaatacaaatgtatgctACAGATTCAGGTTCTCCTCCACTCACGACGCAAACGGAAATAACCGTTACTATCCTCGATGTAAATGACAATCCACCAGTTTTCTCCCAACCTTCCTACACAGTTTATGTCAAAGAAAACGGCGCTCCAGGTGCACTGCTGTTTTCAGTGTCTGCTTCTGATCCAGACCTTGGCGAGAATGCCAAGATGTCCTATTCGATATTAGACTCAAAAGTTCAGGACGTGCCTGTCTCttcatatatttacattaactCAGATAACGGCAGCATTTACAGCATGCACTCATTTGACTATGAGAAACTGAAGGTGTTTCAGATCCAAGTGCAGGCAAAGGACCGaggctctccatctctcagcaGTAACGCCGCTGTTCATGTTTTTATCCTGGATCAGAACGACAACGCACCTGCTGTTATTTACCCATCTGCTGTGATGGGTTCAATTTCTCACCAGAAAATTCCTCGCTCTGCTAAAGCGGGACACCTTGTTACAAAGGTAACGGCAGTGGACGCCGACTCGGGGCACAACGCTTGGATTTCCTACAAAGTGGTGGAGGCTACAGACACATCTCTGTTTGGTGTGAATCTTTATACGGGAGAGGTGAGGACTAAACGCGCTGTTTCAGAGCAAGATGACGCCTCTCAGAGGCTGCTTATAGAGATCAAGGACAACGGGGAGCCGGTACAGTCCACCACAGTGACAGTTGGCATATTGTTAGAGGACGGAGTTCCCGAGCCCATTTCGGACCTCAGACAGAAGGCGCAAGAACCCagcaagaaaaacaataaaataacattttatctgaTAATCTCTCTGGCCTCGGTTTCCGCGGTGTCTTTTGTGACTTTTGTGATCTTGGCAGTGAAGTGCGTTCGAAACAGCAGGAGGGGGGCGTGTTGCTGTATCAGACGGTCTGATTCTGACGGATATAAGAACCCAAACAGAAATCTGCAGATCCAGCTGAACACTGACGGGCCTATTAAGTATGTGGAGGTACTGGGAGGGGACATGATGTCTCAGAGCCAGTCATTCAGGTCCTGCTTGTCTCCAGTGTCAGAGTTCAGTGATTTCACCTTCGTTAAGCCCAGCAGCACTTCTGACTTTAAGGATATGATCAGTGTCCTCGACGCGTCACTGCCTGACAGCGCCTGGACTTTCGAGAGTCAACAG CAAAAACCCCCCAACACTGACTGGCGTTTCTCCCAGAACCAGAGACCTGGAACTAGTGG tcagCACAAGTACAACACGACGCAGATAAGATGGACGCCGTATGGGAAAGCCAG ggctGCCCCCCCACCCGAGGCTGCCGTAGGAACGGGACCGtggcccaacccccccaccgaAGCTGAGCAGCTCCAGGCGCTGATGGCCGCAGCTAACG aggTGAGTGAGGCGACCGCCACCCTCGGACCGGGAACCATGGGACTGAGCACCCGCTACAGCCCCCAGTTCACCCTGCAGCACGTGCCCGACTACCGCCAGAACGTCTACATCCCCGGCAGCACCGCCACCCTGACGGCcaaccagcagcagcagcagcagcagcagcagcagcccccccagcccgccctcccccagccccccccacaggcCGAGGCCCCCAAGGCTGCCCAGACGCCCGCCAGCAAGAAGAAGTCCGCCAAGAAGGACAAGAAGTAA